From Fusobacterium russii ATCC 25533:
TGTTAAATTTAATACAGAATTAACTGAATTAACTGGAGATATGAAACCAACAGCAGCTAAATTTAAAAATAATGTAACAGGTGAAGTTAGTGAATACAAAGCTAAAGTTGGGGAAACATTTGGAGTATTTGTATTTGTAGGTTATGCACCTTCAAGTCAAATATTTAAAGGACATATAGAAATAGATCAATTTGGATTCATACCAACAGATGAAGAGCTTATGACTAATGTTCCAGGAGTATTTGCTGCCGGAGATATAAGGCCAAAGAGATTAAGACAAGTTGTTACTGCTGTATCAGATGGTGCAATAGCTGCAACAAGTATAGAGAAATATGCTCATGATTTAAGAGAGGAACTAGGACTTAAAAAAGAACAAAAAGAAGAAACTAAGGTAACTAATGTGGCAGCAGAAAGTGAATCTTTCTTAGATGATACTTTAAGAAAACAATTAGCAGATGTTGTTGCAAGATTTGAAAACTCTATAGAGTTGGTTGTTATAAAAGATCCTAACAATGAAGAATCAGTTGAAGTAGAAAAGGCTGTTAAAGAGATTACTGATATTTCTGACAAGTTGAAATTTTCATCATACAATAAGGGTGAAAATAAAGAACTGGAAGCTAAAATAAAAGCTGAAAGATTCCCAACTATTACTATATTAAATAAAGATGGGGAATATTCAGGTTTAAAATATTCAAGTATTCCAAGTGGTCATGAATTAAACTCATTTATATTAGGAATGTATAATGTTGCTGGGCCAGGACAAAAAGTCGCTGATGAAAGCTTGGCAAAAATTACAAGCATTAATAAGCCAGTAAATATAAAAATTGGAATTTCTTTGTCATGTACTAAATGTCCAAAGACAGTTCAATCTGCACAAAGAATAGCAACACTTAATAAAAATGTTGAAATGGAAATGATAAACATATTTACTTTCCAAGATTTCAAAAATAGATATGATATAATGAGTGTTCCTGCGGTTATAATAAATGATAAGCATATTTATTTTGGAGAAAAAAATATAGAAGATATCCTAGAAGTAATAAATAAATAATTTATAAGGGTCTGTTGCAAATTAAAATTTTAAGATTTTTAAAAAATGCAACAGCCTTTTTTATTTATAAAGATATTTTTAAATTTAAAAATATGCTATAATTAATTATATATAGTAAAATTAAAATATAGCATCATATTTTTTAAATTTTTGTACTAAAAATTTACAACTGAATTCTAATTATAGATAGGAGGTTAAAATGTTAAATTTTAAAAGTATTGAAAAAGCATATTCCGATATTAAAAACAGTATAAAAAAAACACCACTTATGGAATGTAAGACTTTAGACGAGATGTTAGGCTGTGAAACTTATTTAAAACTTGAGAATTTACAGAAAACAGGTTCATTTAAAATTAGAGGCGCAATAAATAAAATAATGAATCTAACTGAAGAGGAAAAGAAAAAAGGTGTTATAGCCTCATCGGCAGGAAATCATGCCCAGGGAGTTGCACTTGGAGCTAGAACAGCTCAAATATCAGCAACAATAGTTATGCCGGAAACAGCTCCTATATCAAAGGTTGAAGCTACGAAGTCCTATGGTGCAAGAGTAATCCAATGTGGTGCCTTTTATGATCAGGCATATCAAAAGGCATTGGAAATTCAAAGAGAAGAAGGAATGACATTTTTACATCCTTTTAATGATGAATATGTGATAGCAGGTCAGGGGACTATAGGTATTGAAATTTTGGAAGACAATAAAGATATAGATATAATATTAGTTCCGGTTGGTGGTGGAGGGCTATTATCAGGAATAGCTTTGGCAGCCAAGAGTATAAAACCTAATATAAAAGTATATGGAGTTGAAGCGACCGGAGCAGCTTCAATGAAAAAATCTTTAGAAGAGAATAAAGTGGTAGGTTTAGAAAAATGTAAGACCATAGCTGATGGAATAGCTGTTGCGAAAGTTGGAGATAAGACATTTGAAATAGTTAAAAAATATGTAGATGGAATAATAACTGTGAGTGAAGAAGAAATATCACAGGCAATATTATTTTTATTGGAAAAATCAAAAGTAGTAGCAGAAGGAGCAGGAGCTACAGCTCTAGCAGGTCTTCTATCAGAGGAGATAGATGTTATTAATAAAAAGGTTTGTTGTGTTGTTTCCGGTGGAAATATAGATATAAATAATATTGAAAAAATAGTAAATAGAGCACAAATAATTCAAGGAAGAAGAGTAAGATTTACCGTAAATTTAAATGATTCATTTGGTCAAGTAAATAGAGTTACTGAAATTTTAAAAGATCATAGAGTGAATATTTTATATTTGAATCAAACGAGATATAACATAGATTTAGATGTTAATGAACAAAAATTAAGTGTTGTAATTGAATGTAAAAATGCAAAGCATGGTTTAAAAGTTTTGGAAGCTTTAAGAAATGATGGATTTAGAGTTGATGAAAAATAAGTAATAGGGAGCTGTTGCAATTGTAACAGCTCCCTATTACTTATTTTTCTTTATAAATATGCACTGCACTTGCCTGATGTAGAGGAGTTATAGTAAGTTCAGGAATTTGGACTTTATCAGGAAGGTTTGCGATATAAAATATACAGTCAGCAACATCTTTAGCATAAAGAGGAATAATACCTTTATAAACATTATCTGCCTTGTTCTTATCACCATGAAATCTAACAATACTAAATTCAGTTTCCACAAGCCCAGGTTTTATATTTGTAATCTTGATTTTTGTATCCATTAAATCTGCTCTCATTGAATCACTCATAGCTTTAACTGCAAATTTTGTAGCACAGTATATACTTCCACCTGGATATGCTATATCACCTGCCACAGAGCCAATATTTATTACAGTACAGACTTTGTTTGTTTTTAACATAAGAGGTATTACACTATTGGCTATATAGGCAAAACCTTTTATATTTGTATCTATCATCTTATCAATATTTTCTATGTCATACTCATGAAATTTATCAGTTCCCAAAGCTAATCCGGCATTATTGACTAAAATTTCAATATTTTTCCAATTTTCCGGTAATAAATTTATATTAGATATAACCTCGTTATAATTTCTAACATCAAAAGAAAGAGTTTGTACTTTTACTTTATATTTTTCCTCAAGCTCTTTTTTTAAATCATTTAGAATTTCGTTTCTTCTAGCACATAAAATTAAACTAGCGCCAGCTTGAGCAAATTTTTCAGCACTTGCCTTACCTATTCCACTACTTGCACCAGTTATAAATACAATTTTTCCTTTAACACGATTTTCCATATATAACCTCCTAATTAAATTATTTCTAATTCATAGTAAAGCTTTTTTTCTATTTTAACATTAAATTAATTAATTTTATAGTAAATAAAAAAAGAAACTAGAACTTTCTTTTCTTTTTAAATTGACACAAAATAAAAAAAGTGATAAAATCTATTGGCGTTAAATAAACACATCAATTATTTCTAAGCGGGGTGCTTCATAAAATTATGAATTGCTTAGTTTTGAGATTGATGGAGGAATAACCAAATTAAAAATTTAGGAGGAAAAAATGTCAGTAGTATCAATGAAACAATTATTGGAAGCAGGAGTTCACTTTGGACATCAAGCAAAAAGATGGAATCCCAAAATGAAACCTTATATTTTTACAGAGAGAAATGGAATTCATGTAATTGATTTACATAAATCTTTGAAAAAAATAGAAGAAGCTTATGAAGAAATGAGAAAAATCGCTGAAAATGGTGGAAAAGTTCTTTTTGTAGGAACTAAAAAACAAGCTCAAGAAGCAGTAAAAGAACAAGCTGTAAGAGCTGGAATGTATTATGTAAATAGCAGATGGCTAGGTGGAATGTTAACTAATTTCTCAACTATTAAAAAAAGAATTGAGAGAATGAAAGAATTAGAAAGAATGGATGAAGACGGAACTTTAGATTCAGGATATACTAAAAAAGAAGCAGCTGAATTTAGAAAAGAATTGTCTAAACTTTCTAAAAACTTATCAGGAATTAGAGATATGGAGAAAGCTCCAGATGCTATATATGTAGTAGATGTTAAAATGGAAGAATTATCTGTAATAGAAGCAAGCAACTTAAAAATACCAGTGTTTGCTATGATAGATACAAATGTTGATCCGGATTTAATAACTTATCCAATTCCGGCAAATGATGATGCAATAAGATCAGTAAAATTAATTACATCTGTAATTGCTAATGCAATAGTTGAAGGAAATCAAGGAAAAGAAGTTGTAGAGCCTGAATCTGAAGAAGTAAATGTAGAAGAAGGATCTGCAGAATAATATTTTATTAGCTTATTAGGAGGTATATAAAATGGCAGCAGTAACAGCTGGTTTAGTAAAAGAATTAAGAGAAAGAACAGGAGCTGGAATGCTTGATTGTAAAAAAGCATTAGAAACTCATGATGGAGATATAGAAAAGGCAATAGATTATTTAAGAGAAAAAGGAATAGCTAAAGCAGTAAAAAAAGCAGGAAGAATAGCAGCAGAAGGATTAATTTTTGATGCTGTATCTGCTGATCATAAAAAAGCAGTAATATTAGAATTTAATTCTGAAACAGATTTTGTTGCTAAAAATGTAGAGTTTAAAGAATTCGGTAAGAAATTAGTAGATTTAGTGGTTGCTAAAAATATTACAACTTTAGAAGCTTTAAATGAAACAGAATT
This genomic window contains:
- a CDS encoding FAD-dependent oxidoreductase, coding for MEKIYDVVVIGGGPAGLSAGIYAGRAKLDVLVIEKEQKGGQIALTSEVVNYPGILEISGSEYMAQTRKQAENFGVNFVQEEVVDMDFTQKIKTIKTTNGEYKALAVVIATGAAPRKLGFPGEKEFTGRGVAYCATCDGEFFTGMDIFVIGAGFAAAEEAMFLTKYGKSVTIIAREPDFTCAKSIGDKVKAHPKITVKFNTELTELTGDMKPTAAKFKNNVTGEVSEYKAKVGETFGVFVFVGYAPSSQIFKGHIEIDQFGFIPTDEELMTNVPGVFAAGDIRPKRLRQVVTAVSDGAIAATSIEKYAHDLREELGLKKEQKEETKVTNVAAESESFLDDTLRKQLADVVARFENSIELVVIKDPNNEESVEVEKAVKEITDISDKLKFSSYNKGENKELEAKIKAERFPTITILNKDGEYSGLKYSSIPSGHELNSFILGMYNVAGPGQKVADESLAKITSINKPVNIKIGISLSCTKCPKTVQSAQRIATLNKNVEMEMINIFTFQDFKNRYDIMSVPAVIINDKHIYFGEKNIEDILEVINK
- the ilvA gene encoding threonine ammonia-lyase produces the protein MLNFKSIEKAYSDIKNSIKKTPLMECKTLDEMLGCETYLKLENLQKTGSFKIRGAINKIMNLTEEEKKKGVIASSAGNHAQGVALGARTAQISATIVMPETAPISKVEATKSYGARVIQCGAFYDQAYQKALEIQREEGMTFLHPFNDEYVIAGQGTIGIEILEDNKDIDIILVPVGGGGLLSGIALAAKSIKPNIKVYGVEATGAASMKKSLEENKVVGLEKCKTIADGIAVAKVGDKTFEIVKKYVDGIITVSEEEISQAILFLLEKSKVVAEGAGATALAGLLSEEIDVINKKVCCVVSGGNIDINNIEKIVNRAQIIQGRRVRFTVNLNDSFGQVNRVTEILKDHRVNILYLNQTRYNIDLDVNEQKLSVVIECKNAKHGLKVLEALRNDGFRVDEK
- a CDS encoding SDR family NAD(P)-dependent oxidoreductase, yielding MENRVKGKIVFITGASSGIGKASAEKFAQAGASLILCARRNEILNDLKKELEEKYKVKVQTLSFDVRNYNEVISNINLLPENWKNIEILVNNAGLALGTDKFHEYDIENIDKMIDTNIKGFAYIANSVIPLMLKTNKVCTVINIGSVAGDIAYPGGSIYCATKFAVKAMSDSMRADLMDTKIKITNIKPGLVETEFSIVRFHGDKNKADNVYKGIIPLYAKDVADCIFYIANLPDKVQIPELTITPLHQASAVHIYKEK
- the rpsB gene encoding 30S ribosomal protein S2, with the protein product MSVVSMKQLLEAGVHFGHQAKRWNPKMKPYIFTERNGIHVIDLHKSLKKIEEAYEEMRKIAENGGKVLFVGTKKQAQEAVKEQAVRAGMYYVNSRWLGGMLTNFSTIKKRIERMKELERMDEDGTLDSGYTKKEAAEFRKELSKLSKNLSGIRDMEKAPDAIYVVDVKMEELSVIEASNLKIPVFAMIDTNVDPDLITYPIPANDDAIRSVKLITSVIANAIVEGNQGKEVVEPESEEVNVEEGSAE